Proteins encoded together in one Tenuifilum sp. 4138str window:
- the ispG gene encoding (E)-4-hydroxy-3-methylbut-2-enyl-diphosphate synthase, with protein sequence MRSYIDSIADFKRRITVEVMVGNTPLGGGNPIRVQTMTTTDTNNTQATVEQCIRAIEAGAEFVRITTQGTREAANLQNIKGELIARGYTTPIVADVHFNPAAALEAAKHVEKVRINPGNYVDPRAKFETVSYTDQEYADELKRIEERLLPLIEICRERGVAIRIGVNHGSLSDRIMSRYGDTPAGMVESAMEFLRIFRKHGFNQLVISMKSSNTRVMVQAVRLLVATMDDEGMNFPLHLGVTEAGDGEDGRIKSAVGIGALLADGIGDTIRVSLTEEPENEIPVARKLVSYFANRKTSPSLKSIDSLPYNPYEYKRRTTHEVKGIGGANPPRVFAYINEVFTETTANAWGWRLDSIKKVWQPTDTAPDYFVVPGFEPSPNLNGLPVISEHTPNFRLVKVDDFINQKSLGSVLLSVTYTDLLNPDLVSALKGSQNVVLLLSTSNSNGFAEQRAAVIELMRQEISLPVVVVRGYSDAEKEEFQLKAASDVGGLLIDGLIDGVMLTSPLSPEAIRNTAFAILQAARTRVTKTEYIACPGCGRTLFSLQQTLQKVRSATSHLKGLKIGVMGCIVNGPGEMADADYGYVGAGPGRITLYKGKEVVKKNIPEEQAIDELIALIKAHGDWVDQ encoded by the coding sequence ATGAGGAGCTACATCGATAGTATAGCTGATTTTAAGCGCAGAATAACCGTTGAGGTTATGGTTGGCAATACTCCGCTGGGCGGAGGTAATCCTATACGGGTGCAGACCATGACCACTACCGATACCAACAACACGCAGGCAACCGTTGAGCAATGCATTAGGGCAATTGAGGCTGGAGCCGAGTTTGTGCGTATTACCACTCAGGGTACCCGCGAGGCTGCTAACCTGCAAAACATAAAGGGCGAACTTATTGCCAGGGGCTATACCACCCCCATTGTAGCCGATGTTCATTTTAACCCTGCTGCAGCCCTTGAGGCTGCCAAGCATGTGGAAAAGGTGCGAATAAATCCGGGCAACTATGTGGATCCCCGCGCCAAGTTTGAAACTGTAAGCTACACCGACCAGGAGTATGCCGATGAGCTCAAACGCATTGAGGAGAGGTTACTTCCGCTAATTGAGATTTGCAGGGAACGAGGCGTTGCCATTCGCATTGGGGTAAACCATGGCTCACTTTCCGATAGGATTATGAGTCGCTATGGCGATACTCCCGCTGGAATGGTTGAGTCGGCCATGGAGTTCCTGCGTATTTTCAGAAAGCATGGGTTTAACCAGCTGGTTATCTCCATGAAATCGAGCAATACCCGTGTGATGGTGCAAGCCGTAAGGCTTTTGGTTGCCACCATGGATGACGAGGGTATGAATTTCCCGCTTCACCTTGGTGTTACCGAGGCTGGCGATGGAGAGGATGGCCGCATTAAATCGGCTGTGGGAATTGGAGCGCTCCTTGCCGATGGCATTGGCGATACCATTCGGGTTTCACTTACCGAGGAGCCCGAAAACGAAATACCAGTAGCAAGGAAATTGGTAAGCTACTTTGCCAATAGGAAAACTTCGCCTAGCTTAAAAAGCATCGATAGCCTACCGTACAATCCGTACGAGTATAAACGGCGTACAACCCATGAGGTTAAAGGAATTGGTGGAGCAAACCCTCCACGAGTATTTGCTTACATCAACGAAGTTTTTACTGAGACTACTGCCAATGCGTGGGGATGGAGATTGGATTCGATAAAAAAGGTATGGCAGCCAACCGATACCGCCCCCGACTACTTTGTAGTTCCCGGATTTGAACCAAGCCCCAACCTCAATGGTTTACCGGTTATTTCGGAACATACACCCAATTTCCGCTTAGTAAAGGTTGATGATTTTATCAACCAAAAGTCATTGGGTTCGGTGCTGTTAAGCGTTACCTATACCGATCTGTTAAACCCCGATCTGGTATCGGCACTAAAGGGAAGCCAAAACGTGGTATTGTTGTTATCCACCAGCAATTCAAATGGATTTGCTGAGCAACGAGCTGCTGTGATTGAGCTGATGCGCCAGGAAATTAGCTTGCCTGTGGTTGTCGTACGCGGTTACTCCGATGCCGAAAAGGAAGAATTTCAGCTTAAAGCTGCTTCCGATGTGGGTGGACTACTGATTGATGGGCTGATTGACGGGGTAATGTTAACTTCGCCACTATCCCCTGAGGCGATAAGGAATACAGCATTTGCCATTCTGCAGGCTGCCCGAACACGAGTTACCAAAACGGAATATATTGCTTGCCCCGGTTGTGGGCGCACGCTATTCAGCCTGCAGCAAACGCTACAGAAGGTTAGGAGCGCTACCTCGCACCTGAAAGGGTTAAAAATTGGGGTAATGGGTTGTATAGTAAATGGCCCGGGCGAAATGGCCGATGCCGATTACGGCTATGTGGGTGCAGGCCCCGGCAGGATTACCCTTTACAAGGGCAAGGAGGTTGTAAAGAAGAATATTCCTGAGGAACAGGCTATTGATGAGCTAATTGCATTAATTAAGGCGCATGGCGATTGGGTTGACCAATAA